From a single Poecilia reticulata strain Guanapo linkage group LG2, Guppy_female_1.0+MT, whole genome shotgun sequence genomic region:
- the LOC103461813 gene encoding gap junction gamma-1 protein-like: MSWSFLTRLLDEISNHSTFVGKIWLTFLIVFRIVLTAVGGESIYYDEQSKFVCNTQQPGCENVCYDAFAPLSHIRFWVFQVIMITTPTILYLGFAMHKIARMDDDEYRPQGRKKMPIVSRGANRDYEEAEDNGEEDPMILEEIEPDKEKEVAEKPKKKHDGRRRIKRDGLMKVYIFQLLSRAVFEAAFLFGQYVLYGLEVAPSYICTRSPCPHTVDCFISRPTEKTIFLLIMYGVSALCLFFTMLEIFHLGLSGIRDCFCRPRPRSRAPRPPPPASQRSSICRQPSAPPGYHTALKKDPNGKMGFRDNFGDSGRESFGDEASSRELERLRRHLKLAQQHLDLAYQNEENSPPRSSSPESNGIAVEQNRLNFAQEKQSSTCDKGLRA, translated from the exons ATGAGCTGGAGCTTCCTCACTCGTCTGCTGGATGAGATTTCCAATCACTCGACCTTTGTGGGCAAAATCTGGCTCACCTTCCTCATCGTCTTCCGGATCGTGCTGACGGCGGTCGGCGGCGAGTCGATCTACTACGATGAACAGAGTAAATTTGTGTGCAACACACAGCAACCCGGTTGTGAGAACGTTTGCTACGACGCGTTTGCTCCTCTTTCGCACATTCGCTTCTGGGTGTTTCAGGTGATCATGATCACCACGCCCACCATCTTGTACCTTGGGTTTGCCATGCACAAGATCGCTCGCATGGACGACGACGAATACAGGCCACAGGGCAGAAAGAAGATGCCAATAGTGAGTCGGGGTGCCAACAGGGAYTACGAAGAGGCGGAGGATAATGGGGAGGAGGACCCCATGATCCTCGAGGAGATCGAGCCGGATAAGGAGAAGGAAGTTGCAGAGAAGCCAAAAAAGAAGCACGATGGCCGGCGTCGCATCAAGAGAGACGGACTGATGAAGGTCTACATCTTCCAGCTGCTGTCCCGCGCTGTATTTGAGGCGGCGTTTTTGTTTGGGCAGTACGTCCTCTACGGGCTGGAGGTGGCGCCGTCCTACATCTGCACGCGCTCTCCTTGCCCGCACACGGTGGATTGCTTCATTTCTCGTCCCACTGAGAAAACCATCTTCCTGCTCATCATGTATGGCGTCAGCGCGTTGTGTCTCTTCTTCACCATGCTGGAGATCTTTCATCTTGGCCTCAGCGGAATTCGGGACTGCTTTTGCCGGCCGCGGCCTCGCTCTCGAGCCCCTCGCCCCCCGCCACCTGCCAGCCAGAGGTCCTCGATCTGCCGCCAGCCCTCTGCACCTCCAGGGTACCACACCGCCCTGAAGAAAGACCCCAATGGGAAGATGGGCTTCAGGGATAACTTCGGAGACTCGGGTCGCGAATCCTTTGGTGATGAAGCATCATCTCGGGAGCTGGAGAGGTTGCGCCGACACCTGAAACTGGCTCAGCAGCACCTGGATTTGGCATACCAGAACGAGGAGAACAGCCCGCCCCGCAGCAGCAGCCCGGAGTCCAACGGCATTGCAGTGGAGCAGAACAGACTGAACTTTGCCCAGGAGAAGCAAAGCAGCACCTGTGACAAAG gtctgcgtGCGTAA